One genomic region from Proteus vulgaris encodes:
- a CDS encoding YceI family protein yields MKLILSAIISSLLLVPAVQANEYKLEPTHTKAMFYIDHFGTSTNSGGFYEIEGDLTYSPENNIGKINVSIPVKTLNTGLTAFDNHVKSADILDADKYPTIQFSSTKWYFSDNKPTSIEGLLTMKGKTLPVKLTTTKFNCYESPVFNAPVCGGDFETTIKRSDWGVDFLVKEGMADNMTLKIQVEAIKQ; encoded by the coding sequence ATGAAACTTATTTTATCTGCCATCATATCATCATTATTACTTGTGCCAGCAGTACAAGCTAATGAATATAAACTTGAACCAACGCATACTAAAGCCATGTTTTATATTGATCATTTTGGGACTTCAACTAACAGTGGTGGTTTCTATGAAATTGAAGGTGATTTAACCTATTCACCAGAAAACAATATAGGAAAAATAAACGTTTCTATTCCAGTTAAAACATTAAATACGGGTTTAACGGCATTTGATAATCATGTGAAAAGTGCCGATATCTTAGATGCAGATAAATACCCAACAATTCAATTTTCTTCAACAAAATGGTATTTCTCTGATAATAAACCCACATCCATTGAGGGGCTATTAACGATGAAAGGAAAAACATTGCCAGTTAAATTAACAACAACCAAGTTTAATTGTTATGAAAGCCCTGTGTTTAATGCGCCAGTCTGTGGTGGTGATTTTGAAACAACCATTAAACGTTCAGATTGGGGTGTGGACTTTTTAGTTAAAGAAGGGATGGCTGATAATATGACATTAAAAATTCAAGTAGAAGCAATTAAGCAGTAA
- a CDS encoding acyl-CoA synthetase FdrA, translating to MIHAFIKKGSFQDSVSLMIISRKLSEAPEVEEISVMMGTPANKSLLDVTGFWHDMFNEATPNDICVSIKAESDDPAIIDMISTALEEALAEIASGQKGGNKLTTVRSWRTAKQKSTNANMLLISIAGEYAAELADTGLEDGCNVMLFSDNVSIADEKALKEKAAAKGLIVMGPDCGTANIAGAPLAFANIAPKGSIGIVGASGTGIQEITSQIVLQRQGISHSIGLGGRDLTEQIGGISAITAINMLAADPNTRVIAFVSKPPAPAVRQKIIAEMKRHNKPIVAQFLGTTPEKFQDDNIYFTRTLDETARIAAELARVEDIAAELPKVAGKKIIGLYAGGTLAAECAMLLSEKLNVEVDNEHKQGTMLDADGHKIIDMGDDFYTQGKPHPMIDPSTRNKFISELSNKTEAGVLLVDFVIGYGATQDPAGALIQEIKKLNEKRGEANPLITIATITGTEDDPQNRSEQQKQLKEAGIIVMDTLPEAVLLAKELIQPHPAEAHAEVSPLLNGISVINAGLRSFADDLQSSGTPVVHYQWAPVAGGNKKLAEILKKLK from the coding sequence ATGATCCATGCTTTTATTAAAAAAGGGAGCTTTCAGGATTCAGTAAGCCTGATGATTATTTCCCGAAAATTAAGTGAAGCCCCAGAGGTGGAAGAAATTTCCGTCATGATGGGAACACCAGCGAATAAATCTCTTCTTGATGTCACCGGTTTCTGGCATGACATGTTTAACGAAGCAACACCGAATGACATTTGTGTTTCGATTAAAGCGGAATCAGACGATCCAGCCATTATCGACATGATTTCTACTGCGTTGGAAGAAGCACTTGCAGAAATTGCAAGCGGTCAAAAAGGCGGCAACAAATTAACGACAGTACGTAGCTGGCGTACCGCTAAACAAAAAAGCACTAATGCCAATATGTTGCTCATCTCTATTGCTGGTGAATATGCTGCTGAGCTAGCAGATACTGGTTTAGAAGATGGTTGTAACGTTATGCTGTTCTCTGACAACGTATCTATCGCAGATGAAAAAGCATTAAAAGAAAAAGCAGCGGCGAAAGGTCTGATCGTTATGGGACCTGACTGTGGTACGGCAAATATTGCAGGTGCTCCTCTTGCTTTCGCTAACATTGCACCGAAAGGCTCAATTGGTATTGTTGGCGCATCAGGTACTGGTATTCAAGAAATTACCTCTCAAATCGTTTTACAACGCCAAGGTATTTCTCACTCAATTGGTTTAGGTGGTCGTGATTTAACAGAGCAAATTGGTGGTATCAGTGCAATCACTGCTATCAATATGCTGGCAGCTGATCCTAATACTCGTGTTATTGCTTTTGTTTCTAAGCCACCAGCACCGGCTGTTCGTCAAAAAATCATTGCAGAAATGAAACGCCATAATAAACCGATTGTGGCTCAATTCTTAGGAACAACACCTGAGAAATTCCAAGACGACAATATCTATTTTACTCGTACTTTAGATGAAACCGCACGTATTGCGGCTGAATTAGCGCGTGTTGAAGATATCGCAGCAGAATTACCAAAAGTTGCAGGTAAGAAAATCATTGGTCTTTATGCTGGCGGTACGTTAGCGGCTGAGTGCGCCATGTTGTTATCTGAAAAACTTAATGTTGAAGTCGATAACGAGCATAAACAAGGCACGATGCTAGATGCAGACGGCCACAAAATTATCGATATGGGTGATGACTTCTATACACAGGGTAAACCACACCCAATGATTGACCCATCTACACGTAACAAATTTATCAGTGAGCTAAGCAATAAAACAGAAGCTGGCGTGTTACTGGTTGATTTTGTTATTGGTTATGGTGCAACTCAAGATCCAGCCGGCGCGTTAATCCAGGAAATCAAAAAACTGAATGAGAAACGTGGCGAAGCTAATCCACTGATCACTATCGCAACCATCACTGGTACTGAAGACGATCCACAAAACCGTAGCGAACAGCAAAAACAGCTGAAAGAAGCGGGCATTATTGTGATGGATACGTTGCCAGAAGCCGTTTTATTAGCAAAAGAATTAATCCAGCCACATCCAGCAGAAGCACATGCTGAAGTGTCGCCACTGCTTAACGGGATCTCTGTGATCAACGCAGGATTACGTAGCTTTGCAGACGATCTGCAATCAAGTGGCACCCCTGTTGTTCATTATCAGTGGGCACCTGTCGCAGGTGGCAATAAAAAACTGGCTGAAATATTAAAGAAATTGAAATAA